One genomic region from Cardinium endosymbiont of Dermatophagoides farinae encodes:
- a CDS encoding PD-(D/E)XK nuclease domain-containing protein, with protein sequence MADFIVQAHQEAGKACSASVLSALRKEAWVSFLNIVRSDCLAKAGYRFLDKTEKSFQGTLYAFLNGAFHEMHDTNASAERDSAIGRLDIVMEDKYNEKRTVYIFELKVDKPALDALEQIHSKDYSIQYGTCHKKVLIGLTCDAIKLNIIEATIEVHQKDDKNDFQLMPPKNFAVNSVGYFQEVG encoded by the coding sequence TTGGCTGATTTTATCGTTCAAGCACACCAGGAAGCAGGAAAGGCATGTAGCGCATCTGTTTTGAGTGCTTTAAGAAAAGAGGCATGGGTTTCTTTTCTTAACATCGTGCGAAGCGATTGTTTAGCCAAAGCGGGTTACCGTTTTTTAGATAAAACCGAAAAAAGTTTTCAGGGTACTTTATATGCGTTTCTAAATGGTGCTTTCCATGAAATGCATGATACAAATGCTAGCGCCGAAAGAGATAGTGCAATAGGCCGTTTGGATATCGTTATGGAAGATAAGTACAATGAAAAAAGAACCGTATATATCTTCGAGCTAAAAGTAGACAAACCAGCCTTAGACGCTCTAGAGCAAATACATAGTAAAGATTATAGCATTCAATATGGAACCTGTCATAAGAAGGTGCTTATAGGCCTAACATGCGATGCTATAAAGCTCAATATTATTGAGGCAACTATTGAAGTACATCAAAAAGATGATAAAAATGACTTTCAACTGATGCCACCTAAAAATTTTGCCGTTAATTCCGTTGGTTATTTTCAAGAAGTAGGATAG
- the uvrC gene encoding excinuclease ABC subunit UvrC → METPRYTPNAIHHLPTLPGIYLFYNQKEEVIYVGKAKNIKKRVSDYFATGKVHNLKTARMITQIASIAYTALNSEYEALLLENNLIKSLQPRYNILLKDGKTYPYLCITSDRFPKVIITRKTVPPLGKYYGPFTSSYAIKQTLEVIKKLFTFRTCNYNLSEANITKNRFKVCLDYHLGHCKGPCQAFQDATDYQKEIDRIEALLKNNFSAVKKELKEQMLTAAQLLDYKQAQRFKEKLMVLDQYQAKSVVINPLVGDLDVVAIISDQNHAFVGYLHIKQGAISFTQHRVLTKKLEEEVADLVPLVVCALRSCSGSNAPEVLVNLPLNLTIGPFSITMPKIGDKRKLVALALQNALLCKKDFLHQRSNFQAQPNLTLVTLQHDLKLKDVPYWIECFDNSNIQGDHPVAAMVCFKDGRPSKKDYRHYHIKTVVGANDCASMYEIIKRRYGSKSEEGLPHLIVIDGGKGQLNAALRALQESGIYGKVAIISIAKRLEELYFPNDPFPLYLNKQSSSLKLLQQLRNEAHRFAITFHRKQRSKSIFQYPAIPGIGPKTLDKLVGHLGSFKTIQASSLAALAAIIGPSKAKRLHDYFLTQNRSK, encoded by the coding sequence ATGGAAACGCCACGTTATACCCCAAATGCTATACACCACTTGCCTACATTGCCAGGCATTTATCTCTTCTACAACCAAAAAGAGGAGGTTATTTATGTAGGTAAGGCCAAGAATATAAAAAAAAGGGTAAGCGATTATTTTGCTACTGGTAAGGTACATAACCTAAAAACAGCACGTATGATTACGCAGATTGCCTCTATTGCCTATACTGCTTTAAACTCCGAGTATGAAGCCCTGCTTTTAGAAAATAACCTGATCAAATCGTTGCAACCACGCTATAATATTTTACTTAAGGATGGAAAAACCTATCCTTATTTATGTATTACAAGTGATCGATTCCCTAAGGTCATTATTACCCGTAAAACAGTGCCACCTTTGGGAAAATATTATGGCCCCTTTACCAGCTCCTACGCTATTAAACAAACCTTAGAGGTAATCAAAAAATTATTTACTTTCCGTACCTGCAACTATAACCTTTCGGAAGCAAACATTACCAAAAATCGGTTTAAGGTTTGTTTGGATTACCATTTGGGCCATTGTAAAGGCCCTTGCCAGGCTTTTCAAGATGCAACCGATTATCAAAAAGAGATAGATCGGATAGAGGCTTTGCTTAAGAATAATTTTTCCGCTGTAAAAAAGGAGTTAAAGGAACAAATGCTGACAGCTGCGCAACTACTTGACTACAAACAAGCGCAGCGCTTTAAGGAAAAACTAATGGTATTGGATCAATACCAAGCGAAATCTGTAGTAATCAACCCACTGGTGGGCGATTTAGATGTAGTAGCTATCATTTCAGATCAAAACCATGCCTTTGTAGGCTATTTGCATATTAAGCAGGGTGCGATCTCTTTTACCCAACACCGTGTGCTCACCAAAAAGTTGGAAGAAGAAGTGGCTGATTTGGTACCTTTAGTAGTCTGTGCGCTTCGTTCTTGCAGCGGTAGCAATGCGCCAGAAGTGTTGGTTAACCTGCCGCTGAACCTAACGATAGGCCCCTTTTCCATCACCATGCCTAAAATTGGAGACAAACGGAAATTGGTAGCATTGGCGCTACAAAATGCTTTATTGTGCAAAAAAGACTTTTTACATCAAAGATCTAATTTTCAAGCGCAACCTAATTTAACGCTTGTAACGTTACAACATGATTTAAAGTTAAAAGATGTGCCTTATTGGATAGAATGTTTTGATAATTCCAATATTCAAGGAGACCATCCAGTAGCTGCTATGGTTTGCTTTAAGGATGGCAGGCCCTCTAAAAAAGACTACCGCCACTATCATATTAAAACGGTAGTAGGCGCCAATGACTGTGCCTCTATGTATGAAATCATAAAGCGGCGTTATGGCTCAAAATCAGAAGAAGGATTACCTCATTTAATTGTAATAGATGGTGGAAAAGGCCAACTCAATGCTGCCCTAAGGGCGCTACAAGAATCAGGCATCTATGGCAAGGTAGCCATTATCAGTATAGCCAAACGACTAGAGGAGCTCTACTTTCCAAATGATCCTTTTCCTTTGTATTTGAATAAGCAATCTTCTTCTTTGAAGCTACTCCAACAGTTGAGAAATGAAGCCCATCGTTTTGCAATTACCTTTCACAGAAAGCAACGCAGCAAAAGCATATTCCAATATCCAGCTATTCCAGGTATTGGCCCCAAAACATTAGACAAATTGGTAGGGCACCTTGGTAGTTTTAAAACGATTCAAGCTAGTTCTTTAGCAGCACTAGCTGCAATCATTGGTCCATCAAAAGCAAAGCGATTACATGATTATTTTTTAACCCAAAATAGATCAAAATAA
- a CDS encoding polyprenol monophosphomannose synthase, translating to MSTPLRAIVVIPTYNEQENIELLLTAILGLNIGLHVLVVDDHSPDGTADIVIRLQPYYPGQLHLLNRLKKEGLGRAYLAGFSWALAYHYDYICSMDADFSHAPTDLPRLLAMCAGPTIDMVIGSRYITGGRVVNWPLPRILLSRIANWLARSITGMPIQDTTAGFVCYRRTILQHILNISSVGYSFQIEIKFLAYEYGAKIVELPITFINRVRGSSKMGLTMAAESIFRLIQMKWRS from the coding sequence ATGTCAACCCCTCTTCGTGCTATAGTGGTTATACCTACTTATAATGAACAAGAAAATATTGAGCTGTTGTTAACAGCTATTTTGGGATTAAACATAGGGTTACATGTACTGGTAGTAGATGACCACTCCCCAGATGGTACAGCTGATATCGTTATCAGGCTACAACCATACTACCCTGGTCAATTACATCTTTTAAATCGGCTGAAAAAGGAGGGATTGGGTCGAGCCTATTTAGCAGGATTTAGTTGGGCATTGGCGTATCATTACGATTATATTTGCAGCATGGATGCTGATTTTTCGCATGCACCTACTGATTTGCCTCGACTTTTAGCCATGTGTGCGGGGCCTACAATCGATATGGTCATTGGCTCCCGTTACATTACAGGTGGACGTGTGGTCAATTGGCCGCTTCCTAGGATTCTACTATCGCGCATAGCCAATTGGCTTGCACGATCTATTACAGGTATGCCTATTCAAGATACTACCGCTGGATTTGTTTGCTACCGCCGGACCATACTGCAACATATCTTGAATATAAGCTCTGTAGGCTATAGCTTTCAAATAGAAATAAAGTTTCTAGCTTATGAATATGGCGCTAAGATAGTAGAATTACCGATTACCTTTATAAACAGAGTACGGGGTAGCTCTAAAATGGGTTTAACGATGGCAGCAGAAAGCATTTTTCGGCTTATTCAGATGAAATGGCGGAGCTGA